One part of the Micrococcus sp. 2A genome encodes these proteins:
- a CDS encoding S16 family serine protease — translation MPAVPRARSRRGAARPSVSAWIAAASAATALALPAPYLLEGPGPAIDVLGEADGHPVLTVDGASRADPGEGALDMTTVMVSGPPTGSTSVLELASALVDPRRDTTPRELVYPTGVSADQVSESNAGAMTASQDLATAAALHELGRDYGRGLAVREFAPDSPARDVLRAGDEVLAAGGTPVDDVAALRSAVDAAGPGPVALRVLRDGVETDVEVPVRAAPEGAGQAWQIGVFLETVYDFPVDVEISLEDIGGPSAGTMFALAVLERLTPGAMTGGAHIAGTGTITEEGQVGPIGGIAQKVRGAADAGAAVFLAPAANCADLDGRVPEGIAVYAVDTLTTARGVVEAVGRGETLDGVPTCG, via the coding sequence GTGCCCGCAGTGCCCCGCGCAAGGAGCCGCCGCGGCGCCGCGCGCCCGTCGGTCTCCGCATGGATCGCCGCCGCCTCGGCGGCCACCGCCCTCGCGCTGCCCGCGCCGTACCTGCTGGAGGGGCCCGGCCCGGCCATCGACGTGCTGGGGGAGGCCGACGGCCACCCCGTCCTCACCGTCGACGGCGCCTCCCGGGCAGACCCGGGGGAGGGCGCCCTGGACATGACCACCGTGATGGTCTCCGGCCCGCCGACGGGCTCCACCTCCGTCCTCGAGCTTGCGAGCGCGCTCGTGGACCCGAGACGCGACACCACGCCGCGCGAGCTGGTCTACCCCACGGGCGTGTCCGCGGACCAGGTGAGCGAGTCCAACGCGGGGGCCATGACCGCCTCCCAGGACCTGGCGACGGCGGCCGCCCTGCACGAGCTCGGCCGCGACTACGGCCGCGGGCTCGCCGTGCGGGAGTTCGCCCCGGACAGCCCGGCCCGCGACGTGCTGCGTGCCGGCGACGAGGTGCTCGCGGCGGGCGGGACGCCCGTGGACGACGTCGCCGCCCTGCGCTCGGCGGTCGACGCCGCCGGCCCCGGGCCGGTCGCCCTGCGTGTGCTCCGGGACGGCGTCGAGACGGACGTGGAGGTCCCCGTGCGCGCCGCGCCGGAGGGCGCGGGCCAGGCGTGGCAGATCGGCGTGTTCCTCGAGACCGTGTACGACTTCCCGGTGGACGTGGAGATCAGCCTCGAGGACATCGGCGGTCCCTCCGCGGGCACCATGTTCGCCCTCGCCGTCCTGGAGCGCCTCACGCCCGGCGCGATGACGGGCGGCGCGCACATCGCGGGCACCGGCACCATCACCGAGGAAGGCCAGGTCGGTCCCATCGGCGGCATCGCCCAGAAGGTGCGCGGCGCCGCCGACGCCGGAGCGGCCGTGTTCCTGGCCCCGGCCGCCAACTGCGCGGACCTCGACGGCCGAGTGCCCGAGGGCATCGCCGTCTACGCCGTGGACACCCTCACGACCGCACGTGGCGTGGTCGAGGCCGTGGGCCGCGGCGAGACCCTCGACGGGGTGCCCACCTGTGGGTGA
- a CDS encoding M48 family metallopeptidase — protein MPPRRPASRPVRETVDLDWEGTPVRLVRSTARTRTVSAVWREGRLQVSVPARLSRAEEREWISRMVERAGAAPAPAGPTPPTDGGAGPDPSRPRTSTPGASSPATPDPGASAPGDAALLAWARRVSAEHYGGEADPVSVTWSTRQRHRWGSCTPARRTIRLSAQLHGMPDWVVEAVLVHEVAHLLESGHGPRFQRLVARHPRYAEAMAFLAGVTYAQGRGLAAGPASADDDVAAPGWSDDVEGG, from the coding sequence ATGCCGCCGCGTCGCCCCGCCTCCCGCCCGGTCCGCGAGACCGTCGACCTGGACTGGGAGGGCACGCCGGTGCGGCTCGTGCGCTCCACCGCGCGCACGCGCACCGTGTCCGCCGTGTGGCGCGAGGGCCGCCTGCAGGTCTCCGTCCCCGCCCGGCTCTCCCGCGCCGAGGAGCGGGAATGGATCTCCCGCATGGTCGAGCGCGCGGGCGCGGCCCCGGCGCCCGCGGGTCCCACGCCGCCGACCGACGGAGGCGCCGGGCCTGATCCGAGCCGTCCCCGCACGTCCACGCCCGGGGCGTCCTCGCCCGCCACGCCCGACCCCGGGGCCTCCGCCCCGGGCGACGCCGCCCTGCTGGCCTGGGCGCGCCGCGTCTCGGCCGAGCACTACGGGGGCGAGGCGGATCCGGTGAGCGTCACGTGGTCCACGCGGCAGCGGCACCGCTGGGGATCGTGCACCCCGGCTCGGCGCACCATCCGGCTCTCGGCGCAGCTGCACGGCATGCCCGACTGGGTGGTGGAGGCCGTCCTGGTGCACGAGGTGGCCCACCTGCTCGAGTCCGGCCACGGGCCCCGCTTCCAGAGGCTCGTCGCCCGCCACCCCCGCTACGCCGAGGCCATGGCGTTCCTCGCCGGCGTCACCTACGCGCAGGGCCGCGGCCTCGCCGCCGGGCCCGCTTCCGCAGACGACGACGTCGCCGCCCCGGGCTGGAGCGACGACGTCGAGGGGGGCTGA
- a CDS encoding ThiF family adenylyltransferase, translated as MDFPDGVHVTGLGRTGLAIALLLASRGMGPLALWDPTPVGASDLGTGYRPADLGRPRAVAAERRIRELHPREQVFAHHGPEAVLMGTATVSVTRGRIDESLVARALAAEHPLLPVVVDEESAVGPWTIAGSPGCALCEHVRRPAEEAATGRSRDAAWEDGPGEEDPESVLGALRTAVLVHDLLVAGSSSPAWQGVVRSWAYALDETTEGVRPRHGCPCDPDGMAADLAALTRELSGELHQEFGVLPGFGGPPDLGEPSSGV; from the coding sequence GTGGACTTCCCCGACGGCGTCCACGTCACGGGGCTCGGCCGCACCGGGCTGGCGATCGCCCTGCTCCTGGCAAGCCGGGGCATGGGCCCGCTCGCCCTGTGGGATCCCACGCCCGTGGGGGCGTCGGACCTCGGCACGGGCTACCGGCCGGCGGACCTCGGCCGGCCCCGTGCCGTCGCGGCCGAGCGGCGGATCCGCGAACTCCACCCGCGCGAGCAGGTGTTCGCCCACCATGGGCCGGAGGCCGTGCTCATGGGGACGGCCACCGTCTCGGTGACGCGCGGACGGATCGACGAATCGCTCGTGGCGCGGGCGCTGGCCGCCGAGCACCCGCTCCTGCCGGTGGTCGTGGACGAGGAGTCGGCCGTCGGGCCCTGGACGATCGCCGGATCCCCCGGGTGCGCCCTGTGCGAGCACGTCCGCCGCCCGGCGGAGGAGGCCGCCACCGGCCGCAGCCGCGACGCGGCGTGGGAGGACGGGCCGGGCGAGGAGGATCCGGAGAGTGTGCTCGGGGCACTGCGCACCGCCGTCCTCGTCCACGACCTGCTGGTCGCGGGCTCCTCCTCCCCCGCATGGCAGGGCGTCGTGCGCAGCTGGGCCTATGCGCTGGACGAGACCACCGAGGGCGTCCGCCCGCGGCACGGGTGCCCGTGCGACCCGGACGGGATGGCGGCGGACCTGGCCGCGCTCACCCGGGAGCTGAGCGGGGAGCTGCACCAGGAGTTCGGGGTGCTGCCCGGCTTCGGCGGGCCGCCGGACCTCGGGGAGCCTTCGTCGGGGGTCTGA
- a CDS encoding UPF0182 family protein — protein sequence MSFGQGSGGPFGGPPRDGGGSAGAGGSGPFGGFGPFGGAPMGPGDGGPASPGSGGPSGPGDGNGSSAAGRPRPATPGRPSALVLTIVSVAILVGLFVLFTNVYTDVLWFSQVGYEDVFWTEVLTKAALFLIGALLMGSAVWLAMRLAWRHRRQDAPADARDSLSQAQRQLEPMRRLVFLAVPVILGLFAGSAAMNGWTTVQLFLHQVPYGQTDPEFGLDLMFFLATLPFLTLVVGYLVSVVLVAGIAGLIIHYLYGSVRVEDSGGLSVTPSARVHIAVTLALFLLLQAVTFWLNRYRATQSQTGSWAGAMYTDVNAVIPTSAILAVTALIVAALFVWTVFSGQWRLPLVGTAVLVITALVVGTAYPYLVQQYQVQPSERTLEAEYIDRNIRMTREAYGLDDVQVTTYEGSVEAQEGALAGEEANTANVRLMDPNLISQTFGQLQQFRPYYSFPGTLHVDRYEVDGESRDTILAARDVNVEDSQSWVNRHAIYTHGYGMVMADASEVAAGGRPSFLLSEIPSRGPLTDDSQYEPRIYFGLNSPEYSVVGAPEGAPAVERDRPQTADSGEDTAYTFAGDGGPAVGGLFNKLAYAVKFGSPELLLSSDVNSASQILYDRHPEERVRKVAPYLTVDTNAYPAIVNGRVKWIVDAYTTSDQFPYSTSQRLGDATQDALNRDQRALLTGQVNYIRNSVKATVDAYDGSVELYAWDEEDPLLKAWQGVYPSSLKPYSEMSAALLDHVRYPEDMFKVQRELLGRYHVTDADDFYENNDAWSVPADPTQDDPNVKQPPYYMTLQVPGQDEPAYSLTTTYIPQITEGSQQRNVLYGFLSASGDAGTGRDGERAEGYGTLRLLELPRQTTVPGPGQAQANFDSNAGVSQELNLLRQGASEVLNGNMITLPVAGGILYVQPVYVRSSGATSYPTLRKVLVSFGDKVGFADTLQEALDQVFGGDSGAVTPEENQGDGEGEPGQGEPGEPKPADQELSAALAEAQDAIARGQEAMAAGDWAAYGEQQKRLDEALKRATAADDALRGTPPADGAEEAPEPQPAG from the coding sequence GTGAGCTTCGGACAGGGAAGCGGCGGGCCCTTCGGCGGCCCGCCCCGTGACGGCGGCGGATCCGCCGGCGCGGGGGGCTCCGGCCCCTTCGGCGGCTTCGGCCCCTTCGGCGGCGCCCCCATGGGCCCGGGCGACGGCGGGCCCGCGAGCCCCGGCAGCGGCGGTCCCAGCGGGCCCGGCGACGGCAACGGCAGCTCGGCGGCCGGCCGGCCCCGGCCGGCGACCCCCGGCCGCCCCAGTGCGCTCGTGCTCACGATCGTCTCCGTGGCGATCCTGGTGGGCCTGTTCGTGCTGTTCACCAACGTGTACACGGACGTGCTCTGGTTCTCCCAGGTGGGCTACGAGGACGTCTTCTGGACCGAGGTCCTCACCAAGGCGGCCCTGTTCCTGATCGGCGCGCTCCTGATGGGCTCCGCCGTGTGGCTGGCGATGCGGCTCGCGTGGCGCCATCGCCGGCAGGACGCCCCCGCCGACGCGCGTGACTCGCTCAGCCAGGCCCAGCGCCAGCTCGAGCCCATGCGCCGCCTCGTGTTCCTCGCGGTGCCGGTCATCCTGGGCCTCTTCGCGGGCTCGGCGGCCATGAACGGCTGGACGACCGTCCAGCTGTTCCTCCACCAGGTGCCCTACGGCCAGACGGACCCCGAGTTCGGCCTGGACCTCATGTTCTTCCTGGCCACGCTCCCGTTCCTCACCCTCGTGGTCGGGTACCTCGTCTCCGTGGTGCTCGTGGCGGGGATCGCCGGCCTGATCATCCACTACCTGTACGGCTCCGTGCGGGTGGAGGACTCCGGGGGACTGTCCGTCACGCCCTCCGCGCGGGTCCACATCGCGGTGACGCTGGCGCTGTTCCTGCTCCTCCAGGCCGTCACGTTCTGGCTCAACCGGTACCGCGCCACGCAGTCGCAGACCGGCTCGTGGGCGGGCGCCATGTACACGGACGTCAACGCCGTGATCCCCACCTCCGCGATCCTCGCGGTCACCGCCCTGATCGTGGCCGCGCTGTTCGTGTGGACCGTGTTCTCCGGACAGTGGCGCCTGCCGCTGGTGGGCACCGCCGTGCTGGTCATCACCGCCCTCGTGGTGGGCACGGCCTACCCGTACCTGGTGCAGCAGTATCAGGTGCAACCCTCCGAGCGCACGCTCGAGGCCGAGTACATCGATCGCAACATCCGGATGACCCGTGAGGCCTACGGCCTCGACGACGTGCAGGTCACCACCTACGAGGGCAGCGTCGAGGCGCAGGAGGGAGCCCTCGCCGGCGAGGAGGCCAACACGGCCAACGTGCGCCTCATGGACCCGAACCTCATCTCGCAGACCTTCGGGCAGCTCCAGCAGTTCCGCCCCTACTACTCGTTCCCCGGCACGCTGCACGTGGACCGCTACGAGGTGGACGGCGAGTCCCGGGACACCATCCTCGCCGCGCGCGACGTGAACGTGGAGGACTCCCAGTCCTGGGTGAACCGCCACGCCATCTACACGCACGGCTACGGCATGGTCATGGCTGACGCCTCCGAGGTGGCGGCCGGCGGCCGTCCCTCGTTCCTGCTCTCCGAGATCCCCTCGCGGGGCCCGCTCACCGACGACTCCCAGTACGAGCCGCGCATCTACTTCGGGCTCAACTCGCCCGAGTACTCCGTGGTGGGCGCGCCGGAGGGTGCCCCCGCCGTCGAGCGCGACCGCCCCCAGACGGCGGACTCCGGGGAGGACACGGCCTACACCTTCGCCGGCGACGGCGGCCCGGCCGTGGGCGGGCTCTTCAACAAGCTCGCCTACGCCGTGAAGTTCGGCTCGCCCGAGCTCCTGCTCTCCTCGGATGTGAACAGCGCCTCGCAGATCCTCTACGACCGCCATCCGGAGGAGCGGGTCCGCAAGGTGGCCCCGTACCTGACGGTGGACACCAACGCCTACCCGGCGATCGTGAACGGGCGCGTGAAGTGGATCGTGGACGCCTACACGACGTCCGACCAGTTCCCCTACTCCACGTCGCAGCGCCTCGGCGACGCCACACAGGACGCGCTGAACCGCGACCAGCGGGCGCTGCTGACCGGCCAGGTGAACTACATCCGCAACTCCGTGAAGGCCACCGTGGACGCCTACGACGGCTCCGTGGAGCTCTACGCCTGGGACGAGGAGGACCCGCTGCTGAAGGCGTGGCAGGGCGTGTACCCGTCCTCGCTCAAGCCCTACTCGGAGATGAGCGCCGCCCTCCTGGACCACGTGCGCTACCCGGAGGACATGTTCAAGGTGCAGCGCGAGCTGCTGGGCCGCTACCACGTGACCGACGCGGACGACTTCTACGAGAACAACGACGCCTGGTCCGTGCCCGCCGACCCCACGCAGGACGACCCGAACGTCAAGCAGCCCCCGTACTACATGACCCTGCAGGTGCCCGGCCAGGACGAGCCCGCGTACTCGCTGACCACCACCTACATCCCGCAGATCACCGAAGGCTCGCAGCAGCGCAACGTCCTCTACGGGTTCCTCTCGGCCAGCGGCGACGCCGGCACGGGCAGGGACGGTGAGCGGGCCGAGGGCTACGGCACGCTCCGTCTGCTGGAGCTGCCGCGCCAAACCACGGTCCCCGGGCCGGGCCAGGCGCAGGCCAACTTCGACTCCAACGCCGGCGTCTCCCAGGAGCTGAACCTGCTGCGCCAGGGCGCCTCCGAGGTGCTCAACGGCAACATGATCACGCTCCCGGTGGCGGGCGGCATCCTCTACGTGCAGCCCGTGTACGTGCGCTCCTCGGGCGCCACGTCCTACCCCACCCTGCGCAAGGTGCTGGTCTCCTTCGGGGACAAGGTGGGCTTCGCCGACACCCTCCAGGAGGCCCTGGACCAGGTCTTCGGCGGCGACTCCGGGGCCGTGACCCCGGAGGAGAACCAGGGCGACGGCGAGGGCGAGCCCGGCCAGGGTGAGCCCGGGGAGCCGAAGCCCGCGGACCAGGAGCTGAGCGCCGCGCTCGCGGAGGCGCAGGACGCCATCGCGCGCGGCCAGGAGGCCATGGCGGCGGGCGACTGGGCCGCCTACGGCGAGCAGCAGAAGCGCCTCGACGAGGCGTTGAAGCGGGCGACGGCGGCCGACGACGCCCTGCGCGGGACCCCGCCCGCGGACGGGGCGGAGGAGGCCCCCGAGCCCCAGCCCGCGGGCTGA
- a CDS encoding ATP-dependent DNA helicase UvrD2 has protein sequence MSTPDEILRGLDAEQRQAATALRGPVCILAGAGTGKTRAITHRIAYGVASGVFDPHRTLALTFTARAAAEMRTRLRDLGVDGVQARTFHSAALRQLQYFWPQAVGGPMPTLVENKVRLLTQVAQGMRMSVDRAGLRDLAGEIEWAKVSLHAPEGYAEAAKEREMPSGWTATTVARLYTGYEEAKTARNMIDFEDVLLILVGILSTEPRIAATIRDQYRVFVVDEYQDVSPLQHRLLDLWLGDRADLCVVGDSSQTIYSFTGATSRFLTGFRERHQEATVVKLVRDYRSSPQIVEAANRLLAARTAEGQRDRRLPHWPEPLQLTSQRPAGPDVVFAECTDDEAEAGWVAQRIRELVDGGTPPAEIAVLFRTNGQSEAFETALSAAGLGYQLRGGERFFSRREVRDGILQLRAAARADPGLTGEEVTARARDVLASLGYSAEPPAATGAARERWESLHALVNLADQLAAARGAEFTLTELVAELDERAQHQHAPTVQGVTLASLHSAKGLEWDAVFLVGLSEGLMPISFADTPAEIDEERRLLYVGITRARQHLSLTWTLSRGTGGRASRRASRFLRDIDPTLGGTREHAPAAASGAGAPRGRRRGATVATCRTCGKALETGAERKVGRCLDCPATYDEAVLDTLRDWRASTARAGKVPAFVVFTDATLVAIAEAMPATPLDLIKVPGVGKAKLDRYGPDVLELLHGTAPA, from the coding sequence ATGAGCACTCCCGATGAGATCCTCCGCGGGCTCGACGCCGAGCAGCGGCAGGCCGCCACCGCCCTCCGGGGCCCCGTGTGCATCCTGGCCGGTGCCGGCACGGGCAAGACCCGCGCCATCACCCACCGCATCGCCTACGGCGTCGCCTCCGGGGTGTTCGACCCCCACCGCACCCTCGCGCTGACGTTCACTGCGCGCGCGGCCGCGGAGATGCGCACGCGCCTGCGCGACCTCGGGGTGGACGGCGTCCAGGCCCGCACGTTCCACTCCGCCGCGCTGCGCCAGCTGCAGTACTTCTGGCCGCAGGCCGTCGGCGGTCCGATGCCCACGCTCGTGGAGAACAAGGTGCGCCTGCTCACCCAGGTGGCCCAGGGCATGCGCATGAGCGTGGACCGCGCCGGGCTGCGCGACCTCGCCGGCGAGATCGAGTGGGCCAAGGTCTCCCTCCACGCTCCCGAGGGATACGCCGAGGCGGCCAAGGAGCGGGAGATGCCCTCGGGCTGGACCGCCACCACCGTGGCACGCCTCTACACGGGGTACGAGGAGGCCAAGACCGCCCGCAACATGATCGACTTCGAGGACGTGCTGCTCATCCTCGTGGGCATCCTCTCCACGGAGCCGCGCATCGCGGCCACGATCCGGGACCAGTACCGCGTCTTCGTGGTGGACGAGTACCAGGACGTCTCCCCGCTGCAGCACCGCCTCCTGGACCTCTGGCTCGGGGACCGCGCGGACCTGTGCGTGGTGGGTGACTCCTCCCAGACGATCTACTCGTTCACGGGCGCGACCTCCCGCTTCCTCACAGGCTTCCGCGAGCGCCACCAGGAGGCCACCGTCGTCAAGCTCGTGCGCGACTACCGCTCGAGCCCCCAGATCGTGGAGGCCGCCAACCGGCTCCTCGCGGCGCGCACGGCGGAGGGGCAGCGCGACCGCCGGCTCCCGCACTGGCCCGAGCCGCTCCAGCTCACCTCGCAGCGCCCCGCGGGGCCCGACGTCGTCTTCGCCGAGTGCACGGACGACGAGGCCGAGGCGGGCTGGGTGGCCCAGCGGATCCGCGAGCTCGTGGACGGGGGCACTCCGCCCGCCGAGATCGCGGTCCTCTTCCGCACGAACGGCCAGTCGGAGGCGTTCGAGACCGCTCTGTCCGCGGCGGGACTGGGCTACCAGCTGCGGGGCGGCGAGCGCTTCTTCTCCCGCCGCGAGGTGCGCGACGGCATCCTGCAGCTGCGCGCCGCGGCACGCGCCGACCCGGGCCTCACAGGGGAGGAGGTGACCGCCCGTGCACGGGACGTCCTGGCCTCCCTCGGGTACTCGGCCGAGCCGCCCGCCGCCACGGGCGCGGCGCGCGAGCGCTGGGAGTCGCTGCACGCGCTCGTGAACCTCGCCGACCAGCTGGCCGCCGCCCGCGGGGCCGAGTTCACGCTCACCGAGCTGGTGGCCGAGCTCGACGAGCGCGCCCAGCACCAGCACGCCCCCACGGTGCAGGGCGTCACGCTCGCCTCCCTGCACTCGGCCAAGGGCCTCGAGTGGGACGCGGTCTTCCTGGTGGGGCTGTCCGAGGGGCTCATGCCCATCTCCTTCGCGGACACGCCCGCCGAGATCGACGAGGAGCGCCGCCTGCTCTACGTGGGCATCACGCGCGCCCGCCAGCATCTGTCGCTGACGTGGACGCTCTCCCGCGGCACCGGCGGGCGCGCCTCGCGGCGGGCCTCCCGCTTCCTGCGGGACATCGACCCGACCCTCGGCGGCACCCGCGAGCACGCCCCCGCCGCCGCGTCCGGGGCAGGCGCACCCCGCGGTCGGCGGCGCGGCGCCACCGTGGCCACGTGCCGCACGTGCGGCAAGGCCCTCGAGACGGGCGCCGAGCGCAAGGTCGGCCGCTGCCTGGACTGCCCGGCCACCTACGACGAGGCCGTTCTCGACACCCTGCGGGACTGGCGCGCCAGCACCGCCCGCGCGGGGAAGGTGCCCGCGTTCGTGGTGTTCACGGACGCGACCCTCGTGGCGATCGCGGAGGCCATGCCGGCCACCCCCCTCGACCTCATCAAGGTCCCGGGCGTGGGCAAGGCCAAGCTGGACCGCTACGGCCCGGACGTGCTCGAGCTGCTCCACGGCACCGCGCCCGCCTGA
- a CDS encoding zinc-dependent metalloprotease, protein MTDHPQTPGSDDGRDPLEDMLRQMFGGQAPDVEEIRRAMQGMGGTGGMPFDPSRLDPAMMQQAMAQFQAMMNPGAGSEGPVNWTLAKQAARQAVAGEDPAVGSFARREVDEALRLAELWLDGVTDTESTGQMGAAWSRAEWVEATMENWQRMTGPVAVSLANAMSAAIEQQLPGQLPEGMDPSMLGGLQPMLKNMGGTMFGLQLGGAVGALGKDVLSGTDIGLPIAGHRLAMIPVNIEEFGDGLSVPDDQVRLYLALREVARMRLFLHSPWLERDLFAAIEQYAAGIRLDVSGIERAAESVDPMHPESMQAVFDGASFIAEPDATQRAALEQLELLIALVEGWVDVVVAEAATPLESASALRETMNRRRASGGPAEQAFAALVGLELRPRRLREAAAFWEHVTAEQGKEYREAIWRHPERQPTGEDLDDPTGYAERRTAADASTDALDDELQRLLDGGFGEAPKEG, encoded by the coding sequence ATGACTGACCACCCGCAGACCCCCGGATCCGACGACGGCCGCGACCCCCTGGAGGACATGCTCCGGCAGATGTTCGGCGGGCAGGCCCCGGACGTCGAGGAGATCCGCCGCGCCATGCAGGGCATGGGCGGGACCGGCGGCATGCCCTTCGACCCCTCCCGGCTGGACCCCGCCATGATGCAGCAGGCCATGGCGCAGTTCCAGGCCATGATGAACCCGGGCGCGGGCTCCGAGGGCCCGGTCAACTGGACCCTGGCCAAGCAGGCCGCGCGCCAGGCGGTCGCGGGCGAGGACCCCGCCGTGGGCTCCTTCGCTCGCCGCGAGGTGGACGAGGCCCTGCGCCTGGCCGAGCTCTGGCTGGACGGCGTGACGGACACGGAGTCCACGGGGCAGATGGGGGCCGCGTGGTCCCGCGCCGAGTGGGTCGAGGCCACCATGGAGAACTGGCAACGGATGACCGGCCCCGTGGCCGTCTCGCTCGCGAACGCGATGTCCGCCGCCATCGAGCAGCAGCTGCCCGGCCAGCTGCCCGAGGGCATGGACCCCTCGATGCTGGGCGGCCTGCAGCCCATGCTCAAGAACATGGGCGGCACCATGTTCGGCCTCCAGCTCGGCGGCGCCGTGGGCGCGCTCGGCAAGGACGTGCTCTCGGGAACGGACATCGGCCTGCCGATCGCCGGCCACCGCCTGGCCATGATCCCCGTGAACATCGAGGAGTTCGGCGACGGACTCAGCGTCCCGGACGACCAGGTGCGCCTGTACCTCGCGCTGCGCGAGGTGGCCCGCATGCGCCTCTTCCTGCACTCCCCGTGGCTCGAGCGGGACCTGTTCGCCGCGATCGAGCAGTACGCGGCCGGCATCCGTCTGGACGTGAGCGGGATCGAGCGGGCCGCGGAGTCCGTGGACCCCATGCACCCGGAGTCCATGCAGGCCGTGTTCGACGGCGCCTCGTTCATCGCCGAGCCGGATGCCACCCAGCGCGCCGCCCTCGAGCAGCTCGAGCTGCTCATCGCCCTCGTGGAGGGCTGGGTCGACGTCGTCGTCGCCGAGGCGGCCACGCCGCTGGAGTCCGCGAGCGCGCTGCGCGAGACCATGAACCGTCGGCGCGCCTCCGGGGGACCCGCCGAGCAGGCGTTCGCCGCCCTCGTGGGCCTCGAGCTGCGCCCGCGCCGCCTGCGCGAGGCGGCCGCGTTCTGGGAGCACGTCACGGCCGAGCAGGGCAAGGAGTACCGCGAGGCGATCTGGCGCCATCCCGAGCGCCAGCCCACGGGCGAGGACCTCGACGACCCCACGGGCTACGCGGAGCGCCGCACGGCCGCGGACGCCTCCACGGACGCCCTCGACGACGAGCTGCAGCGGCTACTCGACGGCGGCTTCGGCGAGGCCCCCAAGGAGGGCTGA